One genomic region from Saprospiraceae bacterium encodes:
- a CDS encoding peptide MFS transporter: MIIGFIAFLALLAAIVIPQFKQHPTGLAILFGTEMWERFSYYGGRALLILYMTAAVSGQNPGLEMSVGEAGALYALYVSGVYITNLPGGWISDKFLGARNAVFFGGVLIAAGNLLIGLTTAKSGFYTGLLFNCIGTGLLKPNVSTMVGSLYGKDDPRRDSAFSIFYMGINLGAFTAPLLAGYVGQKIDWNMGFVIVGIGMILGLFLFKWGGKYLGDAGLKSVELQGDRASNSRTLSKALLGVIIGVAVLALLHFTHIYPITVTGLSDLMGIALIVVPFVYFFFLFTTGGFNGDEKKRIVAIIIFYLAAALFWGAFEQAGSTLTLFADRNTVNSIFGTEFPSTWWQSVNSMWILLLSPVFAILWLKLNKAGKEPSTPLKFTFGLLFAGLGFLILVPAAQKIAGGQERVGVMWLLITYFLHTVGELCLSPVGLSAMTKLAPVRIVGQMMGIWFLGASLGNWIGGRVGGLFEAYPLQQIFLYVFLSSAAAALIMFVLIPWTKRLMGEIK; encoded by the coding sequence ATGATCATAGGATTTATAGCTTTTTTGGCTTTGCTGGCGGCGATTGTCATACCTCAGTTTAAGCAACACCCAACAGGACTTGCCATTTTATTTGGCACTGAAATGTGGGAGCGGTTCAGTTATTACGGAGGCAGGGCATTATTAATCTTGTATATGACCGCTGCGGTATCGGGACAAAATCCCGGCCTCGAAATGAGTGTAGGCGAAGCTGGAGCATTGTATGCATTGTATGTATCAGGTGTATATATTACTAATCTGCCGGGAGGCTGGATATCAGACAAGTTTTTAGGTGCCCGCAATGCAGTGTTTTTTGGAGGGGTACTTATAGCAGCTGGCAACCTATTGATCGGCCTCACTACCGCTAAGTCCGGATTTTACACCGGCCTGTTGTTTAATTGTATAGGGACAGGATTACTTAAGCCTAATGTTTCTACCATGGTAGGCTCATTATACGGCAAAGACGATCCCCGAAGAGATAGTGCATTCTCGATATTTTACATGGGTATCAATTTGGGCGCATTCACTGCTCCACTGCTGGCTGGTTACGTAGGTCAAAAGATCGATTGGAACATGGGTTTTGTGATCGTAGGGATAGGTATGATATTGGGTTTGTTTCTGTTCAAATGGGGTGGAAAATACCTGGGGGATGCCGGATTAAAATCTGTCGAATTGCAAGGGGATCGGGCTTCAAATTCCAGGACTTTAAGCAAGGCATTGTTAGGTGTTATCATTGGAGTCGCAGTTCTGGCATTGCTGCATTTTACTCATATTTATCCAATCACGGTCACAGGGCTTTCTGATCTGATGGGGATAGCTTTGATTGTAGTACCCTTTGTTTACTTTTTCTTTTTATTTACGACTGGTGGGTTTAATGGTGATGAAAAAAAGAGAATTGTAGCCATCATCATATTTTATCTGGCGGCAGCATTATTTTGGGGCGCTTTCGAACAAGCCGGCAGTACCTTGACTTTGTTTGCAGATCGCAATACTGTTAATTCAATTTTTGGTACGGAGTTTCCGTCTACCTGGTGGCAGTCTGTTAACTCTATGTGGATACTTTTGCTTTCACCAGTATTTGCTATCCTTTGGTTAAAGCTGAATAAAGCTGGCAAAGAACCTTCTACCCCTTTAAAATTCACTTTCGGATTATTATTTGCAGGACTTGGATTTTTAATTTTGGTTCCTGCAGCTCAAAAAATCGCTGGCGGCCAGGAGCGGGTCGGCGTGATGTGGCTATTGATTACTTATTTTCTGCATACAGTCGGAGAACTTTGCTTATCGCCGGTTGGGTTGAGTGCCATGACCAAACTTGCCCCGGTGAGAATAGTAGGGCAAATGATGGGCATTTGGTTTTTAGGAGCCTCTCTGGGCAACTGGATTGGTGGTAGGGTCGGTGGCTTATTTGAAGCTTATCCATTACAACAAATATTTCTATATGTATTTCTCAGCAGTGCCGCCGCCGCCTTGATTATGTTTGTATTGATACCCTGGACCAAAAGATTGATGGGAGAAATAAAATGA
- a CDS encoding bifunctional acetate--CoA ligase family protein/GNAT family N-acetyltransferase — protein sequence MIHQLDKIFKPKSIAVVGASTKEKSVGHSIFKNLVDNQFQGNVYPINPKAGELLGHKAYPALADLPEKVDLAVIVVPSKLVPSVVEECGQAGVGGLIIISAGFKEAGEEGEKMVEAILITCRKYKMRLIGPNCLGTINPKLGMNATFASRMALPGNIAFISQSGALCSSILDWACEQNVGFSHFVSIGSMVDIGFAELIDYFGMDQETSCILIYMESLTEARKFMSAARAFARSKPIIILKAGRSLAGSKAAMSHTGTLAGNDAAFDAAFKRSGCVRVETISQLFNCAQALSMQPRPRGNRLAIVTNAGGPGVLATDYLITRGGELAKLSEASLTKLNAALPATWSHGNPVDVLGDASAEDYRIALETCLADQNVDGVLTILTTQTVTDPIGTAKALVEASKKYHKPILAAWMGEHDVWEAREIMESGKIPNYRYPESAVDVFTQMHQYSLNLEFLYETPPEAPHRFVPKRDEAWHILRTALTEKRHYLLEHEAKDLMRCYDLPVVNSRVVKSAHDAAKAALELGFPLVMKIISPDALHKTEVGGVQLNINSENEAIRAYDEIISSLKKHKPDAHVVGVLVEKMVKKRFELLIGAIRDPIFGPLIVFGQGGVAVEVIKDTNFGLPPLNIALAKRIIQNTRIYQQLKGFRGIPGVDLDDLAFQLVKFSYILTDYPEVREIDINPYLLDEKGGVVVDARILLDDYQPRKKGHPYQHLVISPYPEKYAKHIMLHDDHQVLLRPIRPEDEPMELEMINTISDQSLYYRFFGYVPKVTHDFMIRMTHIDYDREMALVAEINDGKKKQMIGVVRIIADAWSESAEFAILIADPWQNKGLGSQMMDYMLEIARDKGIMKIYASVLGINTHMVRMFRERGFELKNEDDGAYRVKLDLDQAMPFVAELPFQPL from the coding sequence ATGATACATCAACTCGATAAAATATTTAAACCCAAATCCATTGCTGTGGTGGGAGCGTCTACCAAAGAAAAAAGTGTAGGACACTCTATTTTTAAGAACCTGGTAGACAATCAATTCCAAGGCAATGTATATCCCATCAACCCCAAAGCTGGTGAACTATTGGGCCACAAAGCATATCCTGCCTTGGCTGACTTGCCTGAAAAAGTAGATTTGGCAGTCATCGTTGTACCTTCAAAATTAGTGCCTTCTGTAGTCGAAGAATGCGGTCAGGCCGGGGTCGGCGGACTCATCATCATTTCGGCAGGGTTTAAAGAAGCAGGGGAAGAAGGCGAAAAAATGGTCGAAGCTATTCTTATCACCTGCCGCAAATACAAAATGAGGTTGATCGGACCTAACTGCCTGGGGACTATTAATCCAAAGCTCGGCATGAACGCGACTTTTGCCAGCAGGATGGCTTTGCCCGGGAATATTGCTTTTATATCTCAGAGCGGTGCTCTTTGTTCGTCGATTCTGGATTGGGCCTGTGAACAGAATGTGGGTTTTAGCCATTTTGTGTCTATCGGATCGATGGTCGATATTGGATTTGCCGAGCTGATTGATTATTTCGGTATGGACCAGGAGACTTCGTGCATACTTATATATATGGAGTCGCTGACAGAAGCACGCAAATTTATGAGTGCTGCCAGAGCATTTGCCCGATCCAAACCCATTATCATCTTAAAAGCAGGTAGAAGCCTGGCAGGTAGCAAGGCAGCGATGTCTCATACTGGTACTTTGGCAGGCAATGATGCAGCCTTTGATGCTGCCTTTAAACGCTCAGGATGTGTACGGGTGGAGACGATATCTCAGCTGTTTAATTGTGCTCAGGCCCTTTCGATGCAGCCCAGGCCAAGGGGCAACAGGTTGGCCATAGTCACCAATGCAGGTGGTCCCGGAGTCTTGGCTACTGATTATCTCATCACCAGGGGAGGAGAGCTCGCCAAATTGTCTGAAGCCAGTCTTACCAAACTTAATGCTGCACTTCCGGCGACCTGGAGTCATGGCAATCCGGTAGATGTACTGGGAGATGCCTCGGCTGAAGATTATCGTATTGCACTTGAAACATGTCTGGCAGATCAGAATGTAGATGGTGTGCTGACGATTCTAACTACTCAAACAGTCACCGACCCAATAGGAACAGCCAAAGCACTTGTAGAGGCGAGCAAGAAGTACCATAAACCAATCCTGGCCGCCTGGATGGGTGAGCACGATGTGTGGGAAGCAAGGGAAATAATGGAATCCGGCAAAATCCCTAACTATCGATATCCTGAAAGCGCTGTAGATGTATTTACTCAAATGCATCAATACTCACTCAATCTGGAATTTTTATATGAGACCCCGCCTGAGGCCCCTCACCGATTTGTGCCTAAAAGAGATGAAGCATGGCATATTCTGAGGACAGCTTTGACTGAAAAAAGGCATTATTTATTGGAGCACGAAGCGAAGGATCTTATGCGTTGTTATGATCTGCCTGTCGTCAATAGCAGGGTAGTAAAATCTGCTCATGATGCCGCCAAAGCAGCCCTCGAGTTGGGATTCCCTCTGGTTATGAAAATTATTTCTCCGGATGCACTGCATAAGACGGAAGTAGGTGGAGTCCAGCTTAATATCAACTCTGAAAATGAGGCCATTAGAGCCTATGATGAGATCATCTCCTCTCTAAAAAAACATAAACCGGATGCTCACGTAGTTGGAGTACTTGTTGAAAAAATGGTTAAGAAGAGATTCGAATTGCTCATTGGTGCTATCCGAGATCCGATATTTGGTCCACTTATTGTTTTTGGACAAGGTGGAGTAGCCGTGGAAGTAATCAAGGATACTAATTTTGGACTTCCTCCTTTAAATATCGCTTTAGCCAAGCGCATTATTCAAAATACAAGGATCTACCAGCAGTTGAAAGGATTTAGAGGCATACCCGGAGTAGATCTGGATGATCTTGCCTTTCAATTGGTAAAGTTCTCTTATATACTTACAGACTATCCGGAAGTGAGGGAAATAGATATCAATCCGTATCTCCTGGATGAAAAAGGTGGTGTGGTAGTGGATGCGCGAATCTTACTCGATGATTATCAGCCGCGAAAAAAAGGTCATCCATATCAACATCTTGTGATCTCCCCTTATCCGGAAAAATATGCCAAACATATCATGCTCCATGATGATCATCAGGTATTGCTACGACCTATTCGACCTGAAGATGAACCTATGGAACTGGAGATGATCAATACAATCTCTGATCAATCACTGTATTATCGCTTTTTTGGGTACGTGCCAAAGGTAACGCATGATTTTATGATCAGAATGACCCATATAGATTATGATCGCGAAATGGCGCTGGTAGCAGAGATCAATGATGGCAAGAAAAAGCAAATGATTGGAGTCGTGAGGATTATCGCTGATGCCTGGAGCGAATCTGCGGAATTCGCCATCCTGATAGCAGATCCCTGGCAAAACAAGGGTCTTGGCAGTCAGATGATGGATTATATGCTGGAGATCGCCAGAGACAAAGGGATCATGAAGATCTACGCCTCCGTATTGGGCATCAATACCCATATGGTCAGAATGTTTAGAGAACGAGGATTTGAACTTAAAAATGAGGATGACGGTGCGTATCGGGTAAAACTCGATTTAGATCAGGCTATGCCTTTTGTGGCAGAATTGCCTTTTCAACCGCTATAA
- a CDS encoding aminoacyl-tRNA hydrolase — translation MSDKKYLIVGLGNPGAGYADTRHNVGFQLLDYLVEKVGGEWHTDRFGWRCDIKVKGKSLTLLKPDTYMNLSGKAVAFWMQKIKIQPEQVMAVLDDINIPFGTIRMRKDGSSGGHNGLKSIEESIMSKNYPRLRIGVGSDFAKGRQADFVLSPWTKEEKKLLAPLLLKGAEGIIQFSLAGIEIAMNEVNKKVKEG, via the coding sequence ATGTCTGACAAGAAGTATTTGATCGTAGGACTTGGCAACCCAGGTGCCGGATATGCCGATACAAGGCATAATGTTGGTTTCCAATTATTGGATTACCTGGTAGAGAAAGTGGGAGGTGAATGGCACACAGACCGATTTGGATGGCGATGTGATATAAAAGTGAAAGGCAAATCCCTTACGCTGCTCAAACCGGATACTTATATGAACCTAAGTGGCAAAGCAGTAGCATTCTGGATGCAAAAAATCAAAATCCAGCCTGAGCAAGTCATGGCTGTATTGGATGATATCAATATTCCTTTTGGAACCATCAGGATGCGTAAAGATGGGAGTTCCGGAGGCCATAATGGATTAAAAAGCATTGAGGAAAGTATTATGTCCAAAAACTATCCAAGATTGAGGATCGGGGTAGGCAGCGATTTTGCCAAGGGCAGACAGGCAGATTTTGTACTTAGCCCCTGGACCAAAGAAGAAAAAAAATTATTAGCCCCTTTGTTATTAAAAGGAGCTGAAGGGATTATTCAATTTTCTTTGGCGGGCATAGAGATAGCCATGAATGAAGTAAACAAGAAAGTGAAGGAAGGCTAG
- a CDS encoding SPASM domain-containing protein, with the protein MQAFGKFDVIRLIRHSSWLRIWNAVRVFSSYYLSKWTGKVYQWGSPISISFEPTTACNLRCPECPSGLRSFTRPTGNVRTDFFRSAIDQLAPTLSSLMFYFQGEPYIHPQFLDMVSYAESKGIYTITSTNGHFLSQANAEKTITSNLSRIIISVDGTNQETYQKYRKEGDLHQVLEGAKRLVAARSKAGVHHPYIIFQFLVVKPNEHQIPEIHRLAREIGIDEVKLKTAQLYDYKDGHELMPQQSKYSRYQRLENGQFAIKNKLQNHCWKLWHACVITWDGTVVPCCFDKDASHKMGDLKSTSFSQIWQGERYQEFRSDLMTSRKSIDICQNCTEGINVWAD; encoded by the coding sequence ATGCAAGCATTTGGGAAGTTTGATGTGATCCGCCTAATCCGACATTCGAGTTGGCTGAGGATATGGAATGCAGTCAGGGTCTTCAGTTCATATTATCTCAGTAAATGGACAGGTAAAGTGTACCAATGGGGTAGCCCTATCAGCATTTCCTTCGAGCCCACTACTGCCTGCAATCTTCGGTGTCCTGAATGTCCAAGTGGTTTGAGATCCTTCACCAGGCCTACTGGCAATGTGCGCACAGATTTTTTCAGAAGTGCCATAGATCAACTTGCACCTACCTTGTCTTCACTTATGTTTTATTTTCAGGGTGAACCTTATATTCACCCGCAGTTTTTAGATATGGTATCTTATGCAGAATCTAAAGGTATCTATACTATTACCTCTACCAATGGGCATTTTCTCAGCCAGGCCAACGCTGAAAAAACGATTACCTCAAACCTCAGTCGAATCATCATATCGGTGGATGGTACAAATCAGGAGACTTACCAAAAATACAGGAAGGAGGGGGATCTTCATCAGGTACTGGAAGGGGCAAAAAGACTGGTGGCTGCCAGATCCAAAGCAGGTGTCCATCATCCTTATATCATCTTCCAGTTTTTAGTGGTAAAGCCTAATGAACACCAAATACCAGAGATCCACCGATTGGCCAGGGAAATAGGGATAGACGAAGTCAAGTTAAAGACAGCTCAGCTATATGACTATAAAGATGGACATGAACTTATGCCCCAGCAATCTAAGTACAGCAGGTATCAAAGATTGGAAAATGGACAATTTGCTATTAAAAACAAACTGCAAAATCATTGCTGGAAGCTGTGGCACGCATGTGTCATCACCTGGGATGGTACTGTCGTGCCTTGCTGTTTTGATAAAGATGCTTCACATAAAATGGGCGATCTAAAAAGCACGAGTTTTAGCCAAATATGGCAAGGCGAGCGCTACCAGGAATTCAGATCTGACCTGATGACCAGCCGTAAATCAATAGATATATGTCAGAATTGCACTGAAGGTATTAATGTCTGGGCTGATTAG
- a CDS encoding tetratricopeptide repeat protein gives MSPTINSVIFHKSIFQGRLEFGIGKNIEKALQMYQIRAEQYYRNEILFKPEQIFCIDEGYIDIPRVVMQASDKYFANTINLLDYIAQFASAGSLGGWLIDAGKVLRHKMVEPMSDKIAVREYIRGKKLIGTKGKEKEAIEALNLAIERYERHSQAYEKRGYVNFTLKNFHDALADFNKSIKFDEHNALAYFGRAQVFLVEKDTKKALADLGSTILKSLALQTVHWQARYQKGELHFNAKQYKEAAFELKLFCDRTFDSSDINYTKKREAAYMYARILMAQEHYEEAASRFNIALAAIEADSKSAKFTKADVLYQRGLSKKLAGKNGFMADIKEAATLGNKEAIKMLQTK, from the coding sequence ATGAGTCCTACTATAAATAGTGTGATTTTTCACAAATCTATCTTCCAGGGTAGGCTCGAATTTGGTATTGGAAAAAATATAGAGAAAGCCCTGCAAATGTACCAGATCAGGGCAGAGCAATATTACCGCAATGAAATTCTGTTCAAGCCAGAACAAATTTTTTGCATAGACGAAGGTTATATTGATATCCCCAGGGTTGTAATGCAGGCTTCTGACAAATACTTTGCCAATACAATTAATCTCCTGGATTACATAGCACAGTTTGCATCGGCCGGCTCTTTGGGAGGTTGGTTGATCGATGCAGGCAAAGTCCTTCGTCATAAAATGGTAGAACCCATGAGCGACAAAATCGCTGTCAGGGAATATATCAGAGGAAAAAAACTAATAGGAACAAAAGGTAAAGAAAAAGAAGCCATCGAAGCTTTAAATCTTGCCATTGAAAGATATGAGCGCCACAGTCAAGCATATGAAAAAAGAGGCTATGTCAATTTTACGCTTAAAAACTTTCATGATGCATTGGCTGATTTTAATAAAAGTATAAAGTTTGATGAGCACAATGCCCTGGCTTATTTTGGAAGAGCGCAGGTTTTTCTCGTAGAAAAGGATACCAAAAAGGCACTGGCAGACCTGGGTTCGACTATACTTAAATCATTGGCTTTACAGACAGTTCATTGGCAAGCCAGATATCAAAAAGGGGAGCTCCACTTCAATGCAAAGCAATACAAAGAAGCAGCATTTGAGTTGAAACTATTTTGTGACAGAACATTTGATTCCTCAGACATCAACTATACCAAAAAAAGGGAAGCAGCTTATATGTACGCCAGAATATTGATGGCCCAGGAGCATTATGAGGAAGCGGCCTCTAGATTTAATATTGCTTTAGCAGCTATCGAAGCTGATTCAAAATCGGCAAAATTTACCAAAGCTGATGTCCTTTATCAACGAGGTCTTTCCAAAAAATTGGCAGGGAAAAATGGATTCATGGCTGACATCAAAGAAGCAGCTACCTTGGGAAATAAGGAAGCTATCAAAATGCTTCAAACCAAATAA
- a CDS encoding PD40 domain-containing protein, producing the protein MGKSIWTIFAIVLAVMIQVNLFAQIHPKALKYYKKALAQQSNNKTSKAISYFEKAISYEANYKEAHLALYNIYLQQNEAGKAYTHLKAATVDPGRDRPNLLFNTGKLALQQGLYVESKEHLSAYLQLQSKDQATRQLAQHLLDQANYGFEHKAPVVSGPMLLPAEINTAVPEYLPSLDARGHTLVFTRRVNGNEDLFMSSTDKDGSWLPAQPWPQNTIKNEGAHVISADGKTLVFTRCDWSDGYGSCDLYISVLRSGKWTNPQNMGSSVNTNFWESQPSLSADGRTLYFASNRPGGLGGYDIWWTKRSGLVWSRPVNAGPWINTKWDELSPNRHADGSSLYFRSDGWPGYGSFDIFLARNERGKAWNTPPLNLGPTINNHEDQGALTVAIDGYTTILTLQQVNMRNELLSSDLATVNLPEQVTAAACIFIQGKVMKSKDDKHIPNAILVFTAEGIENGSDTILLIKYINCTVMPPDLIFSLIGLPLLRMLKTK; encoded by the coding sequence ATGGGCAAATCAATATGGACCATTTTTGCGATTGTACTGGCGGTCATGATCCAGGTCAACTTATTTGCGCAAATCCATCCCAAAGCATTAAAATATTATAAAAAAGCCTTAGCCCAGCAATCCAATAACAAGACAAGCAAGGCGATCTCTTATTTTGAAAAAGCTATCAGTTATGAAGCTAATTATAAAGAGGCTCACCTGGCACTTTATAATATCTATTTGCAGCAAAATGAAGCGGGAAAAGCATATACTCATCTCAAAGCTGCAACTGTGGACCCAGGCAGAGACAGACCCAATCTTTTATTTAATACTGGCAAACTGGCCTTGCAGCAAGGACTATATGTCGAATCGAAAGAGCATCTAAGTGCTTATCTGCAATTGCAATCAAAAGACCAGGCCACACGGCAATTGGCTCAGCATTTACTGGACCAAGCCAATTATGGTTTTGAACATAAGGCCCCCGTCGTATCAGGTCCAATGCTTTTGCCTGCAGAAATAAATACTGCCGTTCCCGAATATTTGCCCTCTTTGGATGCTAGGGGTCATACTCTGGTATTTACAAGAAGAGTCAATGGCAATGAAGATTTGTTTATGTCCAGCACTGACAAAGATGGATCATGGCTGCCCGCCCAACCCTGGCCCCAAAACACGATAAAAAATGAAGGAGCCCATGTCATCAGTGCGGACGGTAAAACACTGGTATTTACCCGGTGTGATTGGTCTGATGGATATGGTAGCTGTGATTTATATATATCCGTGTTAAGATCTGGCAAATGGACTAATCCCCAAAATATGGGCTCCTCTGTCAATACTAATTTTTGGGAAAGCCAGCCAAGTTTAAGCGCAGATGGCAGGACTCTGTATTTCGCGTCCAATCGTCCGGGAGGGCTGGGAGGTTATGATATCTGGTGGACTAAAAGATCTGGCTTGGTATGGTCCAGGCCGGTCAATGCAGGGCCATGGATCAATACTAAGTGGGATGAACTGTCACCAAATAGGCATGCCGATGGTAGTTCATTGTATTTTAGATCAGACGGGTGGCCGGGATATGGTTCATTTGATATTTTCTTAGCCAGAAATGAAAGAGGCAAGGCCTGGAACACGCCTCCATTGAATTTGGGTCCGACTATCAATAATCATGAAGATCAGGGAGCTCTGACAGTAGCTATCGATGGTTACACGACAATATTGACTTTACAACAAGTCAATATGCGAAATGAACTTTTATCCAGTGATCTTGCCACTGTAAATCTGCCGGAACAGGTCACTGCCGCTGCCTGTATATTCATTCAAGGTAAGGTCATGAAGAGCAAAGATGATAAACACATCCCAAATGCGATTTTAGTCTTTACTGCAGAAGGCATAGAAAATGGTAGTGACACGATTTTATTAATCAAGTATATCAACTGTACTGTAATGCCACCGGATTTGATTTTTTCGCTGATAGGATTACCACTTTTGAGGATGCTAAAAACAAAATAA
- a CDS encoding OmpA family protein: protein MVAKDLGANSKPIILKNVLFEFASYTLEVGSFVELDQLFLFLQSNPDLSVAIYGHTDNAGDKLNNQLLSENRARAVYNYLVNKGLPADRLSIKGFGDSSPIATNDTEEGKAMNRRVEIKLSSIKP, encoded by the coding sequence GTGGTCGCAAAAGATTTAGGTGCAAATAGTAAACCTATCATTTTAAAAAATGTATTGTTTGAGTTTGCCTCTTATACGCTGGAGGTCGGCTCCTTTGTAGAGTTGGATCAACTGTTTTTATTCCTTCAGTCTAATCCTGACTTGTCAGTAGCTATATACGGACATACGGACAATGCGGGGGATAAACTAAATAATCAGTTGCTGTCAGAAAACAGAGCTCGCGCAGTGTATAATTATTTGGTGAATAAGGGATTGCCAGCTGACCGGTTGTCAATAAAAGGATTTGGAGACTCATCCCCTATAGCCACAAATGATACAGAGGAAGGGAAAGCTATGAATCGAAGAGTAGAAATAAAATTGTCCAGTATCAAACCTTGA
- the rlmD gene encoding 23S rRNA (uracil(1939)-C(5))-methyltransferase RlmD, giving the protein MGKSKIINVSEVNIVDIGDQGQGIGKDQEGKVYMVQDAVPGDQMDIEVKMRRSRVSYARPVQRTVDSPWRQTPFCSHFGVCGGCKWQHMSYSGQLKYKQKNVFDALTRIGGISDPNIRPIVGVAEDTYYRNKLDFSFGSSRWLTTEELEAEDLMNKNALGFHRPGSFEKIVDIKHCYLQGGLSNEIRNFVKALAIEHRFTFYNVKQHTGLLRNLIIRTALNGTAMITLVFGEDEPESRELINASMITAFPGITIYNVVNLKHNDTIFDQEMILIHGLGYLTEQLGHLSCRVGPKSFFQTNTLQALKLYQFVEEFANLKGAEIVYDLYSGTGTIGLFLARKAKKVIGVEEVKEAVADAHINAEINQIQNTEFFAGDVKRMLSEGLFDQKGRPDLIIVDPPRAGLHPETIPILLDSQSPEIVYVSCNPATQARDIKLLSSKYRHKMSQPVDMFPHTAHIENVTLLQHI; this is encoded by the coding sequence ATGGGAAAATCTAAAATTATAAATGTCTCTGAGGTAAATATCGTAGATATCGGAGATCAGGGTCAGGGTATCGGCAAAGATCAGGAGGGAAAAGTGTATATGGTGCAGGATGCAGTGCCTGGGGATCAGATGGATATAGAAGTCAAAATGCGAAGGTCCAGGGTGTCTTATGCCAGGCCTGTCCAGCGGACGGTCGACTCACCCTGGCGGCAAACGCCTTTCTGTAGTCATTTTGGGGTTTGTGGCGGCTGTAAGTGGCAGCATATGTCCTATTCAGGGCAATTAAAGTATAAACAAAAAAATGTGTTCGATGCTTTGACCCGTATCGGTGGGATATCAGATCCAAATATTAGACCCATAGTAGGCGTTGCAGAAGATACTTATTATAGAAACAAACTCGACTTTAGTTTTGGTAGCAGTCGATGGTTGACGACGGAGGAGCTTGAAGCAGAAGATCTGATGAACAAAAATGCATTGGGTTTTCATAGGCCAGGCTCATTTGAAAAAATAGTGGATATCAAGCATTGTTATTTACAGGGAGGGCTTAGTAATGAAATTAGAAATTTTGTCAAAGCGCTGGCGATTGAACATCGATTTACTTTTTATAATGTCAAACAGCACACAGGTTTGCTACGCAATCTGATCATACGGACGGCCCTGAATGGCACGGCTATGATCACCCTGGTCTTTGGGGAAGATGAACCTGAGTCAAGAGAACTGATCAACGCATCGATGATCACAGCTTTCCCTGGTATCACTATCTACAATGTAGTCAATTTGAAACACAACGACACCATTTTTGACCAGGAGATGATCCTTATTCATGGGCTGGGATATCTGACAGAGCAGCTCGGACATTTATCCTGTCGGGTGGGGCCTAAATCTTTTTTTCAAACAAATACATTACAAGCACTTAAACTGTATCAATTTGTGGAAGAGTTTGCCAATCTAAAGGGGGCTGAAATCGTATATGATTTATATTCCGGTACCGGTACGATAGGATTGTTTCTCGCGAGAAAAGCAAAAAAGGTCATTGGCGTAGAAGAAGTCAAAGAAGCCGTAGCAGATGCCCATATCAATGCAGAGATCAATCAAATTCAAAACACAGAGTTTTTTGCTGGCGATGTAAAAAGGATGCTGAGTGAAGGATTGTTTGACCAAAAGGGTAGACCTGATTTGATCATTGTCGATCCTCCAAGAGCAGGGCTGCATCCGGAGACCATACCTATATTGTTGGATTCCCAATCGCCTGAGATTGTTTACGTGAGCTGTAATCCGGCTACTCAAGCAAGAGATATTAAACTATTGTCTTCAAAATATCGACACAAAATGAGTCAGCCCGTGGATATGTTTCCTCACACAGCCCATATTGAAAACGTAACTTTGTTGCAACATATATGA